The Oscillospiraceae bacterium genome has a segment encoding these proteins:
- a CDS encoding peptidoglycan DD-metalloendopeptidase family protein — protein MKKYSQKLLALVLACALLCALPGGSAWGAETAESTTAAETTTDKAAENAKKDQAKKSLEQQQKELQKSIEESEKKLAELGKSSKVTQDYVDTLDQKIGAMNDRLTVLQAQVDESQKAIDTLKPQIAANKKQLDALQKEVDAGQKELNKLNDRFEATYQAYCYRLRVMYISGEYSIISALLGCKDISGFLTRYEMIKAVSKSDTELLQEVNGKMEEICSKQNGLNQQKAQYQKVKKDLDEKNKTLKAKQAAIERDQEGIAASKVILAQDRAESDALLAQLTAQNRMYTEYRNEDEKLQQQVESEIDALISGLKNADEVTTLSKKDKEHTTSKNNTAGGKAQGVYSHSDAALNMTYPVPGHYTVSAGFPNYSSGKYHGGLDFPCGVGSKVVAAQSGVVITVKRLDYSYGYYVMIYHGTDSHGRSVVTLYAHNSSILVGTGQTVKKGQQIAKSGSTGNSTGPHSHFEIRLNGTRVNPTYYLSK, from the coding sequence ATGAAAAAATACAGTCAAAAGCTCCTGGCGTTGGTGCTGGCGTGCGCCCTATTGTGCGCCCTGCCCGGGGGTAGCGCCTGGGGTGCGGAGACCGCGGAGAGTACCACGGCGGCGGAGACCACCACGGACAAGGCGGCGGAAAACGCCAAAAAGGATCAGGCCAAAAAGAGCCTGGAGCAGCAGCAAAAAGAGCTGCAAAAAAGCATAGAAGAAAGCGAAAAGAAGCTGGCGGAGCTGGGCAAAAGCTCCAAGGTGACCCAGGATTATGTGGACACTTTAGATCAAAAAATCGGCGCCATGAACGACCGACTGACGGTGCTGCAAGCCCAGGTGGACGAGAGCCAAAAGGCCATTGACACGCTAAAGCCCCAAATCGCCGCCAACAAAAAGCAGCTGGACGCCCTGCAAAAGGAAGTGGACGCCGGCCAAAAGGAACTGAACAAGCTCAACGACCGGTTTGAGGCCACCTATCAGGCCTATTGCTACCGGCTGCGGGTGATGTACATAAGCGGTGAGTACAGCATTATCTCCGCACTGCTGGGGTGCAAGGATATTTCCGGCTTCCTTACCCGGTACGAGATGATCAAGGCCGTGTCCAAGAGCGACACGGAGCTGCTGCAAGAGGTCAATGGCAAGATGGAGGAGATCTGTTCCAAGCAAAACGGCCTGAACCAGCAAAAAGCGCAGTACCAAAAGGTCAAAAAAGACCTGGACGAAAAAAACAAAACCTTAAAAGCTAAGCAGGCCGCCATTGAGCGGGACCAGGAGGGTATTGCCGCCAGCAAGGTGATCCTGGCCCAGGACCGGGCGGAGAGCGACGCACTCTTGGCGCAGCTGACAGCGCAGAACCGAATGTACACCGAGTACCGTAACGAGGACGAAAAGCTGCAGCAGCAGGTGGAAAGCGAGATCGACGCCCTGATCAGCGGTTTGAAGAACGCAGACGAGGTGACCACCCTGTCCAAAAAGGACAAGGAGCACACCACCTCTAAGAACAACACCGCCGGGGGCAAGGCCCAAGGGGTTTACAGCCACTCGGACGCGGCGCTGAATATGACTTATCCGGTGCCCGGGCACTATACTGTCAGCGCCGGGTTCCCCAATTACTCCAGCGGCAAGTACCACGGTGGGCTGGACTTTCCTTGCGGCGTAGGCTCCAAGGTGGTGGCCGCCCAGTCCGGGGTGGTGATTACCGTCAAGCGGCTGGATTACAGCTACGGCTACTATGTGATGATCTATCACGGCACAGACAGCCACGGCCGCAGCGTGGTGACCCTGTACGCCCACAATTCGTCTATTTTAGTGGGCACCGGCCAAACGGTGAAGAAGGGTCAGCAGATCGCCAAGAGCGGTTCTACCGGCAATTCCACCGGGCCCCACAGCCATTTTGAAATTCGGCTGAATGGCACCCGGGTGAACCCCACTTACTATTTGAGCAAATAA